In Xylanibacter ruminicola 23, a single genomic region encodes these proteins:
- a CDS encoding PTS galactitol transporter subunit IIC, translating into MEQVFSYIISLGASVMMPILFTIIGLCIGLKFGKSLKSGLYVGVGFVGLGIVTALLTNNFGDPLSEISRLYNLQLGVFDMGWPAAAAVAYNTAVGALIIPICLGVNFLMLITKTTRTVNIDLWNYWHFAFIGAVAYFVMDQSLAWGYFAAIVCYINTLVMADLTAPKFQGYYEGMEGISIPQPFVQSFTPFAMLVNKGLDMIPGFSKLDIDAEGLKKKFGVLGEPLVLGVIVGALIGALAQLDIKKILFLGVTMGAVMELIPRITKLFIDGLMPISEKTQEVVKKKFNGKKVYIGMSPALVIGHPTTLVVSLLLIPVTLGLAVILPGNQFLPLASLAGMFYVFVMVLPYTKGNVVKTFIVGLVALAIGLWFVTDMAPAFTQAAHTVFEQTGDNAAKIPEGFEAGALDFASSLFGWTIYKCVNNLQWVGLGVLTVFTAAMMWFNRKRIIEDEKKNHEVL; encoded by the coding sequence ATGGAACAAGTATTCAGTTACATTATCAGTCTTGGTGCATCAGTCATGATGCCCATACTGTTTACTATTATTGGACTTTGTATTGGATTGAAATTCGGAAAGTCCTTGAAATCAGGACTTTACGTAGGTGTAGGATTTGTTGGTCTGGGCATTGTAACGGCCCTGCTAACTAACAATTTTGGCGATCCGCTTTCTGAGATTTCGCGTTTGTACAACCTCCAGCTCGGCGTGTTCGATATGGGTTGGCCGGCAGCAGCTGCTGTGGCTTACAACACGGCTGTAGGCGCACTCATCATCCCCATCTGTCTGGGTGTAAACTTCCTCATGCTCATCACCAAAACCACCCGCACCGTTAATATCGACCTGTGGAACTACTGGCACTTTGCCTTTATTGGTGCCGTAGCCTATTTCGTGATGGATCAGAGTCTGGCATGGGGCTATTTCGCCGCTATCGTATGCTACATCAACACGCTGGTAATGGCCGACCTTACAGCGCCTAAGTTCCAGGGCTATTACGAGGGTATGGAGGGCATCTCTATCCCGCAGCCTTTTGTGCAGAGTTTCACTCCGTTTGCCATGCTCGTTAATAAGGGCTTGGATATGATTCCTGGTTTCTCAAAGCTGGACATCGATGCCGAGGGATTGAAAAAGAAGTTTGGTGTACTGGGCGAGCCCTTGGTGTTGGGTGTTATCGTAGGTGCGCTGATTGGTGCTTTGGCTCAGTTGGATATTAAGAAAATCCTGTTCCTGGGTGTTACCATGGGTGCTGTGATGGAGCTCATCCCACGTATTACCAAGCTGTTTATCGATGGCTTAATGCCTATCTCAGAGAAAACTCAGGAGGTGGTTAAGAAGAAGTTCAATGGTAAGAAGGTATATATCGGCATGTCGCCAGCATTGGTCATCGGTCATCCCACCACGCTGGTAGTATCGCTGCTGTTGATACCTGTAACCCTGGGCTTGGCTGTTATCCTGCCAGGCAACCAGTTCCTGCCTCTGGCCTCGTTGGCTGGTATGTTCTATGTGTTTGTGATGGTGCTGCCTTACACCAAGGGTAACGTGGTTAAGACCTTTATCGTTGGACTGGTGGCTCTGGCCATCGGTCTGTGGTTTGTAACCGATATGGCGCCCGCCTTTACGCAGGCCGCCCACACCGTGTTTGAGCAGACGGGCGATAACGCTGCCAAGATTCCTGAGGGCTTCGAGGCTGGTGCGCTCGACTTTGCTTCGAGCCTGTTTGGCTGGACTATCTACAAGTGCGTTAACAACCTGCAGTGGGTAGGCCTGGGCGTGCTTACTGTCTTTACTGCCGCTATGATGTGGTTCAACCGCAAGCGAATTATTGAGGACGAAAAAAAGAATCATGAAGTCCTGTAG
- a CDS encoding ATP-binding protein produces the protein MSILLNRIKRKLSLKLSLGILLFLVVVFTFSIGTLFLYSRQLVKQQAMEHANLELENCTERVNELMNEVETATRTAVWHLGDDIRPDSLLNYIRLVVGQNPNFDGCSVVMAPDFFPDRGRYFSVYAYNPENADTVVANIEKPYNYFDKPWYRTAATLGKPCWVEAYAEDLQGVESTDFNDMIVSYCVPMYDRHKRLMSVISTDLAIDWLSEVISSYKPYPKSYVMLLGANGQYIVHPDTTKLKSRTIFNDADPTKQQDLISLGHQMIAGKKGMLNVKVNGEPCVVLYQSLTKAPWSMALICYESDVFVSYNKLLYILIPVLTFGLLLILVFCLNVVSMMVQPLNDLTHQISYITDGHFHEAISFSRRKDVIGRLQNNFAEMQQALSSHILNLKQTNLDAERMNQDLAEANEQAHKADEKKNEFLQDITHQIRTPLNIINGFTQVLRDDYESIPQEDLGNITETMQTNAILISRMVGMLIVASNAGKDVKVDTHERVCIKELIQHVADIYASRPPHTIDLTTDVQVDDTRTVKTNRDYLTKALNELLFNAKKFTTEGHVKLSVKTDGLKVMFFVEDTGPGISESVRKNLFDTFEKGDIFSEGLGLGLPVCRQLVRLIGGELKLDATYTNGSRFVIVIPDEEAWVDLHDDLR, from the coding sequence ATGAGTATATTATTGAATCGCATCAAACGCAAGCTGTCGCTCAAACTCAGTTTGGGCATCCTCTTGTTCCTGGTAGTGGTGTTCACATTCTCTATCGGCACCCTGTTCCTCTATTCGCGCCAGCTGGTAAAGCAGCAGGCTATGGAGCACGCCAACCTTGAGCTCGAGAACTGTACCGAGCGTGTAAACGAGCTGATGAACGAGGTGGAGACTGCCACCCGTACTGCCGTATGGCATCTGGGCGACGACATACGCCCCGACTCGCTGCTTAATTACATCCGATTGGTAGTAGGGCAGAATCCAAACTTTGATGGTTGTTCGGTGGTTATGGCGCCCGATTTCTTCCCCGATCGTGGCCGCTATTTCTCTGTTTATGCCTATAATCCAGAAAATGCCGATACGGTAGTGGCTAATATTGAGAAGCCTTACAACTATTTCGACAAACCTTGGTATCGCACAGCCGCCACCTTAGGCAAACCCTGCTGGGTTGAGGCTTATGCCGAGGATTTGCAGGGTGTAGAGTCGACCGATTTCAACGATATGATTGTGTCGTACTGCGTGCCGATGTACGATCGCCACAAGCGTCTGATGAGTGTCATCTCAACCGACTTGGCCATCGACTGGCTGTCGGAGGTGATATCGTCGTATAAGCCGTATCCTAAATCGTATGTCATGTTGCTGGGTGCCAATGGCCAGTATATTGTGCATCCCGATACCACGAAGCTTAAGAGTCGTACCATCTTCAACGATGCCGACCCCACCAAGCAGCAGGATCTGATTTCACTTGGTCACCAGATGATAGCCGGCAAGAAGGGTATGCTCAACGTAAAGGTGAATGGCGAGCCTTGCGTGGTGCTCTATCAGTCGCTCACCAAAGCCCCATGGAGCATGGCGCTGATATGTTACGAGAGCGATGTCTTTGTGAGCTACAACAAACTGCTCTACATTCTGATACCTGTGCTTACGTTTGGTTTGCTGCTCATTCTGGTATTCTGCCTCAATGTGGTGTCGATGATGGTGCAGCCGCTTAACGACCTGACGCATCAAATCAGCTACATTACCGACGGCCACTTCCACGAGGCCATCAGCTTCAGTAGGCGTAAGGATGTGATAGGTCGCCTGCAGAATAATTTTGCTGAGATGCAACAGGCCCTGAGTAGTCATATCCTGAACCTGAAGCAAACCAACCTGGATGCCGAGCGGATGAACCAGGATTTGGCCGAGGCCAACGAACAGGCGCATAAGGCCGACGAGAAGAAGAACGAGTTCTTGCAGGATATAACCCACCAGATACGTACGCCGCTCAACATTATCAACGGCTTTACCCAGGTGCTGCGCGACGATTACGAGAGTATCCCTCAGGAGGATCTCGGCAATATTACAGAAACCATGCAAACCAACGCCATCCTCATCAGTCGTATGGTGGGTATGCTTATTGTTGCCTCGAATGCCGGTAAGGATGTAAAGGTGGATACCCATGAGCGTGTTTGCATTAAGGAGCTTATTCAGCATGTGGCCGATATCTATGCCTCGCGCCCGCCGCATACCATCGATTTAACTACCGATGTGCAGGTGGATGATACACGTACGGTTAAAACCAATCGCGACTATCTTACCAAGGCCTTGAACGAGTTGCTGTTTAACGCCAAGAAGTTTACTACCGAGGGCCATGTAAAGCTGTCGGTAAAGACCGATGGACTCAAGGTGATGTTCTTTGTCGAGGATACAGGTCCTGGTATTAGTGAGAGTGTTCGCAAGAATCTTTTCGATACGTTCGAGAAGGGTGATATCTTTAGCGAGGGCTTAGGCTTGGGCTTGCCAGTATGCCGCCAGTTGGTGCGCCTGATTGGAGGCGAGCTGAAGCTGGATGCCACCTATACCAACGGCTCACGATTTGTGATTGTGATACCCGACGAAGAGGCATGGGTTGACCTGCACGACGACTTACGTTAA
- a CDS encoding HAMP domain-containing protein translates to MKPNFLYTIIKSLSAKLSLWVVLFVSILFAATFSLMFYYARQAVHDESLGKAEDILDQFEIAVGQKLHEIEVITRQTHWWVEQNMTDTLEIGKYTQQILANEPTIIGIATAFVPGTFPDRGEKDYMIYYHRWKGKVVRSELFAHDSYLHQQWYEEPMTHDKNMWTEPREDYRTDDEPIITYAMPIHRDGKVVGVYGVDISIYWLTKIIYEQRPLPYVTGSLMTHTGAFVIHPDTSLLRPRAMFTLMEQYPEEKYSLTAYKMMNGQSGTEQLSLNGTPRVLAYKPFEKTKWEITVACPEDEIMGNYNTMIPLMFAVVLLALIAIVVFCSVFIHRELHPLRALEKSACLIKSGHYDVPIKTSNRQDEVGVLANSFITMQQSIRQHLDEIDHKNLMLVEQNWLLTEAQKHKTEADRVKMAFLQNMTDQMDEPVNEISRLVTEVRQHHHEMPHEQIVELANQVDAHTFTVTQLLDKLLEVATKNQEEEGEA, encoded by the coding sequence ATGAAACCGAACTTTCTATATACCATCATAAAATCACTATCTGCAAAGCTCAGTTTGTGGGTGGTATTGTTCGTGTCAATATTGTTTGCCGCCACTTTCTCCTTGATGTTCTATTATGCCCGCCAGGCGGTTCACGACGAATCGCTGGGTAAGGCCGAGGATATACTTGATCAGTTTGAGATAGCGGTGGGGCAGAAGTTGCACGAGATTGAGGTGATAACCCGTCAGACGCATTGGTGGGTAGAGCAGAACATGACCGACACGCTCGAGATTGGGAAGTACACCCAGCAGATACTGGCCAACGAACCCACGATTATAGGTATTGCCACCGCCTTTGTGCCTGGCACATTCCCCGATCGTGGCGAAAAGGATTATATGATTTACTATCACCGATGGAAGGGAAAGGTAGTCAGGAGCGAGCTGTTTGCCCACGACTCGTATCTGCACCAGCAGTGGTACGAGGAGCCAATGACCCACGATAAGAATATGTGGACAGAGCCCCGCGAGGATTACCGAACCGACGATGAGCCTATTATCACCTACGCCATGCCTATACACAGGGATGGTAAGGTAGTAGGTGTGTATGGTGTAGATATCTCTATCTATTGGTTGACGAAAATCATTTACGAGCAGCGCCCGTTACCTTATGTAACAGGTTCGCTCATGACCCATACGGGAGCTTTTGTCATCCATCCCGATACCTCGTTGTTGCGCCCACGCGCCATGTTTACGCTGATGGAGCAGTATCCTGAGGAGAAGTACAGCTTAACAGCCTATAAGATGATGAACGGTCAGAGTGGTACCGAGCAGCTCAGCCTGAACGGTACGCCCCGTGTTTTAGCTTATAAGCCTTTCGAGAAAACTAAATGGGAGATTACGGTGGCATGCCCCGAGGACGAGATTATGGGTAACTACAACACGATGATTCCGCTGATGTTTGCAGTAGTGCTGCTGGCTCTGATTGCTATCGTGGTGTTCTGCTCAGTATTTATCCATCGTGAGCTGCACCCGTTGCGCGCTCTCGAGAAGTCGGCCTGTTTGATTAAGAGCGGTCATTACGATGTGCCTATCAAGACCAGTAACCGCCAGGACGAGGTGGGTGTTCTGGCCAACAGCTTTATTACCATGCAGCAATCCATCAGGCAGCACCTCGACGAGATCGACCACAAGAATCTGATGCTGGTTGAGCAGAACTGGCTGCTTACCGAGGCTCAGAAGCATAAGACCGAGGCTGATAGGGTGAAGATGGCCTTCCTGCAGAATATGACCGACCAGATGGATGAACCAGTTAACGAGATATCGCGACTGGTAACCGAGGTGCGCCAGCATCATCATGAGATGCCGCACGAGCAGATTGTAGAGCTGGCTAATCAGGTTGATGCCCATACGTTTACTGTTACTCAGTTGCTGGACAAACTGCTCGAAGTTGCAACTAAAAATCAAGAAGAGGAGGGAGAGGCATGA
- a CDS encoding NUDIX hydrolase — MMSDNSEELFPVVADDGSVIGSATRGECHSGSRLLHPVVHLHVFNSKGEVYLQRRPEWKDIQPGKWDTSVGGHIDYGETPEQALVREVREELGITDFKPERVGMYVFESARERELVYVHRTVYDGPVTPSASELDGGRFWSIQEIRLAMGRGFLTPNFESEFRKFFLA; from the coding sequence GTGATGAGCGATAATAGTGAGGAACTATTCCCTGTGGTGGCCGACGACGGCAGCGTTATCGGCTCAGCCACACGAGGCGAGTGCCATAGTGGCTCTCGTCTTTTGCATCCTGTGGTGCATCTGCATGTGTTTAACAGTAAGGGCGAGGTGTATCTGCAGCGCCGCCCTGAATGGAAGGATATTCAGCCAGGCAAGTGGGATACCAGCGTGGGCGGTCATATAGATTATGGCGAGACCCCAGAGCAGGCCTTGGTGCGCGAGGTGCGCGAGGAACTTGGTATTACCGACTTTAAGCCCGAGCGGGTAGGAATGTACGTATTTGAGAGTGCACGCGAGCGCGAATTGGTATATGTACATCGCACCGTTTACGATGGTCCTGTTACCCCTTCGGCCTCAGAGCTTGATGGTGGACGGTTCTGGAGCATCCAGGAGATACGTTTGGCGATGGGCCGCGGATTCCTGACGCCTAACTTCGAGAGCGAGTTCCGCAAGTTCTTTCTGGCATAA
- a CDS encoding DUF4840 domain-containing protein — translation MKALKIFSVACCMAAVCLTSCIGDDSSEVKNLTQGEIATCLNAVRGTHLGKVYYSAPTQKDVNNVDSVDISWTISTDSTMTIHDFPARLLAHNIDSVSTQGKELRAALQACPDQDIDCYIGFMKISPIYWLINPKAPKYTVKLNDGEHKVQVAFYSTNTYSSGIYNTSTKEFSMEIIEGAIYMDDKLTSYLSKDTPFVFYRNK, via the coding sequence ATGAAAGCATTAAAAATTTTCTCTGTTGCATGCTGCATGGCAGCTGTTTGTTTAACATCGTGTATTGGTGATGATAGCAGTGAGGTTAAGAACCTTACTCAAGGCGAGATTGCTACCTGTTTAAACGCCGTTCGTGGCACTCATCTTGGTAAGGTGTATTATTCGGCTCCCACCCAGAAGGATGTGAACAATGTAGATTCAGTAGACATCAGCTGGACTATCTCTACCGATAGCACCATGACCATTCACGATTTTCCCGCCCGTTTGCTGGCTCACAATATCGATAGCGTAAGTACTCAGGGTAAGGAGTTGCGTGCTGCCCTTCAGGCTTGTCCCGATCAGGACATCGATTGCTACATTGGCTTTATGAAGATTTCGCCTATCTACTGGCTCATTAACCCCAAGGCTCCAAAATATACTGTTAAGCTCAACGATGGCGAGCACAAGGTACAGGTGGCTTTCTATTCTACCAACACCTATTCAAGCGGTATCTATAACACCAGCACTAAGGAGTTTTCGATGGAGATTATCGAGGGTGCCATCTATATGGACGATAAGCTTACCTCATATCTTAGCAAGGACACACCATTTGTTTTTTATCGCAACAAATAA
- a CDS encoding EFR1 family ferrodoxin (N-terminal region resembles flavodoxins. C-terminal ferrodoxin region binds two 4Fe-4S clusters.), which translates to MIFYFTGTGNTKWVAKQISEAIGEELFYIPDLIRKGQNQFELKQNETIGFCFPTHGWQPPKIVREFIKKLIINYQLSAPAPLACKARTVNCYCWALTTCGDNIGETMTILNKDLATIGLQATTQFAVVMPESYVCLPFMYTDTEEKEHAKINQARKMLPHIISVIRERTTGVEELVKGGTPRLYSYVIGAYFNARMVNDKKFTVDEDVCIKCGKCIKVCPVDNIQGTPPEWIHNGRCTSCLACYHYCPVHAINFGKITRKRDQYYFNKRGDQKS; encoded by the coding sequence ATGATATTCTATTTTACAGGCACAGGAAACACCAAATGGGTGGCCAAGCAGATTAGCGAGGCCATCGGTGAAGAGTTATTCTACATCCCCGACTTGATACGTAAGGGACAGAACCAGTTTGAGTTAAAGCAGAACGAAACCATCGGCTTCTGCTTCCCCACCCATGGCTGGCAACCACCCAAAATCGTGCGCGAGTTTATCAAAAAATTAATTATCAATTATCAATTGTCCGCTCCAGCTCCGCTGGCTTGCAAGGCAAGAACTGTCAACTGTTACTGCTGGGCGCTCACCACCTGTGGCGACAACATAGGCGAAACGATGACGATACTGAACAAGGATTTAGCCACTATCGGCTTGCAGGCCACCACGCAGTTTGCCGTTGTGATGCCCGAAAGCTATGTGTGCCTGCCGTTTATGTACACGGATACTGAGGAGAAAGAGCACGCCAAGATAAACCAGGCACGAAAGATGCTGCCACATATCATATCGGTTATACGCGAACGCACGACGGGTGTTGAGGAGTTAGTAAAAGGCGGCACTCCCCGACTCTACTCGTACGTGATTGGTGCTTACTTTAATGCCCGCATGGTAAACGACAAGAAGTTTACGGTTGATGAGGATGTGTGTATCAAATGTGGCAAATGCATAAAAGTGTGCCCTGTAGATAATATACAAGGAACACCGCCCGAGTGGATTCACAACGGACGGTGTACCTCTTGTTTAGCCTGTTATCATTATTGCCCCGTGCATGCCATCAACTTTGGCAAGATTACACGTAAGCGCGATCAGTACTACTTTAATAAACGCGGGGACCAAAAATCTTAG
- a CDS encoding YggS family pyridoxal phosphate-dependent enzyme → MDYDVKSHLHEVLDTLPQGVRLVAISKYHPNEYIEAAYEEGQRVFGESHEQELRQKHQSLPQDIEWHFIGHLQTNKVKYIAPYVTMIEAVDSLKLLREINKQAEKCGRRIKVLLELHIAEEATKYGLTLDACRELLAAGEWREMQHVQICGLMMMASFVNDEAQIRQEMQTARDFFDEVKAQYFADDDAFCERSWGMSDDYPIALQTGSTMIRVGTKIFGPRVY, encoded by the coding sequence ATGGATTACGACGTTAAATCCCATCTGCACGAGGTGCTCGATACATTGCCACAAGGTGTTCGCCTTGTGGCTATCTCTAAATATCACCCTAACGAGTATATCGAGGCAGCCTACGAGGAGGGTCAGCGTGTGTTTGGCGAGAGTCACGAACAGGAGTTGCGCCAGAAGCATCAGTCGCTGCCTCAGGATATCGAATGGCACTTTATCGGCCATTTGCAAACCAACAAGGTAAAGTACATTGCACCTTATGTAACGATGATCGAGGCTGTTGACTCGCTCAAGTTGTTGCGCGAGATTAACAAGCAGGCCGAAAAGTGTGGTCGCCGTATCAAGGTGCTGCTTGAGCTGCATATTGCCGAGGAGGCTACCAAGTACGGTCTTACACTCGATGCCTGTCGTGAGCTGTTGGCAGCTGGCGAGTGGCGCGAGATGCAGCATGTGCAGATTTGTGGCTTGATGATGATGGCATCGTTTGTGAATGACGAAGCGCAGATTCGCCAGGAGATGCAGACTGCTCGCGATTTCTTCGACGAGGTGAAGGCTCAGTATTTTGCCGACGACGATGCGTTTTGTGAGCGTTCGTGGGGTATGAGCGATGATTATCCCATCGCCCTGCAGACAGGCTCAACCATGATACGTGTGGGCACTAAGATTTTTGGTCCCCGCGTTTATTAA
- a CDS encoding DUF4494 domain-containing protein — MRSRTATWFECKIRYEKVTEDGLQRKVNENYVVDALSFSEAETRVTEEMSSYISGEFEVADIKKAAYKEVFFTDDNIADKWYKAKLQFITIDEKTEKEKRSTVNYLVQAGSMNGAMKNIDEVMGGTMIDYVVSSVAETTLMDVYEYGKKNDKPEYEQQ; from the coding sequence ATGAGAAGTAGAACAGCAACGTGGTTTGAATGCAAGATCCGTTATGAGAAGGTAACCGAGGACGGCTTGCAGAGGAAAGTAAACGAAAATTATGTAGTCGACGCCCTGAGTTTCAGCGAGGCCGAGACTCGCGTCACCGAGGAGATGTCGTCGTATATCAGCGGCGAGTTCGAGGTGGCCGATATAAAGAAAGCAGCTTACAAAGAGGTATTCTTTACCGATGATAACATTGCCGATAAGTGGTACAAGGCTAAGCTCCAGTTCATCACTATCGATGAGAAGACTGAGAAGGAGAAGCGTTCAACCGTTAACTACCTGGTTCAGGCTGGTTCGATGAACGGTGCCATGAAGAATATCGACGAGGTGATGGGCGGTACCATGATTGATTATGTGGTTTCGTCGGTAGCCGAGACAACGTTGATGGACGTTTACGAGTACGGCAAAAAGAACGATAAGCCCGAATACGAGCAGCAGTAA
- a CDS encoding pyridoxal phosphate-dependent aminotransferase, giving the protein MPEISVRGLEMPESPIRKLAPLAVAAKKRGTKVYHLNIGQPDLPTPQVGLDALKQIDRSILEYSPSQGYQSYREKLVDYYAKYNINVTADDIIITSGGSEAVLFAFLSCLNPGDEIIVPEPAYANYMAFAISAGAKIRTIATTIEEGFSLPKVEKFEELINERTRAIMICNPNNPTGYLYTRREMNQIRDLVKKYDLYLFSDEVYREYIYTGSPYISACHLEGIEQNVILIDSVSKRYSECGIRIGALITKNAEVRKAVMKFCQARLSPPLIGQIVAEASLDAPEEYYRDVYDEYVERRKCLIDGLNRIPGVYSPIPMGAFYTVAKLPVDDAEKFCRWCLSEFEYEGETVMMAPAAGFYTTPGAGINQVRIAYVLQKKDLERALIVLRKALEAYPGRVDED; this is encoded by the coding sequence ATGCCTGAGATATCAGTTCGCGGACTAGAGATGCCCGAGTCGCCTATCAGAAAACTCGCCCCTCTCGCTGTAGCCGCTAAGAAAAGAGGTACCAAGGTGTACCATCTGAACATCGGTCAGCCTGACCTGCCAACACCGCAAGTTGGACTCGACGCCCTGAAGCAGATAGATCGCAGTATCCTGGAGTATTCACCCTCGCAGGGTTATCAGAGCTATCGCGAAAAGTTGGTAGACTATTATGCTAAGTACAATATCAACGTAACAGCTGATGATATCATCATTACCAGTGGTGGTAGCGAGGCGGTGCTGTTTGCATTCCTGAGCTGCCTGAATCCTGGCGATGAGATTATCGTACCAGAGCCTGCTTACGCCAACTATATGGCCTTTGCCATTTCGGCAGGAGCCAAAATCCGCACTATTGCCACTACCATCGAGGAGGGTTTCTCGCTCCCCAAGGTAGAGAAATTCGAGGAGCTGATTAATGAGCGCACACGCGCTATTATGATATGTAACCCCAACAACCCAACGGGTTATCTGTACACACGCCGCGAAATGAACCAGATTCGTGACTTGGTGAAGAAGTACGATCTGTATCTCTTCTCCGACGAGGTGTATCGTGAGTACATCTACACTGGCTCGCCTTATATTTCGGCTTGCCATCTGGAGGGTATCGAACAGAACGTGATCCTGATCGACTCAGTATCTAAGCGTTACTCAGAGTGTGGTATCCGTATCGGCGCCCTGATTACCAAGAACGCTGAGGTACGTAAGGCCGTAATGAAGTTCTGTCAGGCTCGCCTCTCTCCCCCACTCATCGGACAGATTGTGGCCGAGGCTTCGCTGGATGCCCCTGAGGAATACTATCGCGACGTGTACGACGAGTACGTTGAGCGCCGTAAGTGCCTGATCGACGGACTGAACCGCATTCCTGGTGTTTACTCACCTATCCCTATGGGTGCTTTCTACACCGTAGCTAAGTTGCCTGTAGATGATGCCGAGAAGTTCTGCCGTTGGTGCCTGTCGGAGTTTGAGTACGAGGGCGAGACTGTGATGATGGCCCCAGCAGCCGGATTCTACACCACCCCAGGTGCAGGTATCAATCAGGTACGTATCGCCTACGTATTACAGAAGAAAGACCTTGAGCGCGCACTTATCGTATTGCGCAAGGCACTCGAAGCTTACCCAGGACGAGTGGATGAGGACTAA
- a CDS encoding ABC transporter permease, protein MNFPLYIAKRIYSDQGDKRKVSRPAIRIATIGVAIGLAVMIVTVSVVLGFKHTIRDKVVGFGSHIQVHNIMNYNGSDPHPICANDSLMKAVGKLPGVAKAERFSMTQGILKTDEDFLGIAIKGIAEEYDTTFLSQHLIAGNITSFSDKTSKYKLLVSKMIADKMRLKVGDKVFGYFIDNQDVRTRKFTISGIYQTNMTRFDETLCFTDLHTANKLNGWTDNQATGIEVLVKDFEKVNETANQFIDNINRTSDEQGNSLTSETIYELYPQVFSWLELLDINVWIILALMVCVAGFTMISGLLIIILERTQMIGILKALGARNKTVRHTFLWFSVFIIGQGLFWGNIVGIGIVLLQKYTGFITLDPQTYYVSEAPMELNLPLVALINIATLLICVFVLIAPSYLISHIHPAKSMRYE, encoded by the coding sequence TTGAATTTTCCTCTATACATAGCCAAAAGAATATATAGCGATCAGGGCGACAAACGAAAAGTGAGTCGCCCAGCTATTCGTATAGCCACCATCGGCGTAGCTATCGGACTGGCTGTGATGATAGTAACGGTAAGCGTGGTACTTGGTTTTAAGCATACCATCCGCGACAAGGTGGTGGGCTTTGGCAGTCATATCCAGGTACATAATATCATGAACTACAATGGTTCTGATCCTCACCCTATCTGCGCCAACGACAGCTTGATGAAGGCTGTTGGCAAGCTGCCAGGTGTGGCCAAAGCCGAACGCTTCAGCATGACGCAGGGTATCCTGAAAACCGACGAGGATTTCTTGGGAATAGCCATCAAAGGTATCGCCGAAGAATACGACACCACCTTTCTGAGTCAGCACCTTATAGCAGGAAACATCACTTCATTCAGCGATAAAACAAGCAAGTATAAATTACTGGTTTCCAAGATGATAGCAGACAAGATGCGCCTTAAGGTTGGCGACAAGGTATTTGGCTATTTCATCGATAATCAGGATGTTCGCACGCGTAAGTTCACCATCAGCGGCATTTACCAGACAAACATGACGCGCTTCGATGAGACGCTGTGTTTTACCGACCTGCATACCGCCAACAAACTGAACGGCTGGACCGATAATCAGGCTACTGGTATTGAGGTGCTGGTGAAGGATTTCGAGAAGGTGAACGAAACAGCCAACCAGTTTATCGACAACATTAACCGCACCAGCGACGAGCAGGGCAACTCGCTCACATCCGAGACCATTTACGAGTTGTATCCACAGGTATTCTCGTGGTTGGAGCTGCTTGATATCAACGTATGGATTATCCTGGCACTGATGGTTTGCGTGGCAGGCTTCACAATGATTAGCGGTTTGCTCATCATCATTCTGGAGCGCACACAGATGATTGGTATCCTGAAGGCCTTAGGCGCCCGCAACAAGACTGTTCGCCACACGTTCCTGTGGTTCTCGGTATTCATCATCGGTCAGGGATTGTTCTGGGGTAACATTGTGGGTATCGGCATCGTTCTGCTCCAAAAATACACAGGTTTTATCACCCTCGACCCACAAACCTACTATGTGAGCGAGGCTCCCATGGAGCTGAATCTGCCATTGGTAGCACTCATCAACATAGCCACTTTGTTGATCTGTGTGTTTGTTCTGATAGCACCAAGTTACTTGATTTCGCACATTCATCCAGCGAAATCTATGAGATACGAGTAA